The Rhinoderma darwinii isolate aRhiDar2 chromosome 9, aRhiDar2.hap1, whole genome shotgun sequence sequence ctggcacagggtagagccgttggtgtagtgactggcagagggtagagacattggtgtagtgactggcacagtgtAGCAGTGTTGGTGTAGCAGCTGGTCGGATAGATGAGCCTGGCGGCTGCGTTCAGGATGATTGGGGGGGGTCAGTGATGAGAAGACGATTAGTAATAATTTACAGGAGACGAGAGAATCAGCGACAATGAGAGGTTTGTTGTTTCCGCAGTAAAATGTTTTGCTTCCATATCCTACATGACCTGATATGGGCGGAGATGTGGGTGTGTTGAGGTGGGGGGTTCTGGGGCGTGttcaggtgtgtgtgtggggggggggggggtgttctggGGCGTGTTTAGGTGTGGGGGGTGTTCTGGGGGGTGTTGCGGGCGTGTTCCGGTGTGGGGGGGTGTTCAGGTGTGGGGGGTGTTCTGGGCGTGttccggtgtgggggggggggggtgttctggGGCGTgttccggtgggggggggggtgttctggGGCGTGTTCCGGTGGGGGGGGGTGTTCTGGGGCGTgttccggtggggggggggggggtgttctggGGCGTGTTCCGGTGTGGGGGGGTGTTCTTGGGGGTGTTGCGGGCGTGTtccggtgtgtgggggggggggggtgttctggGGCGTGttccggtggggggggggtgttctggGGCGTGttccggtggggggggggtgttctggGGCGTgttccggtgggggggggggtgttctggGGCGTGTTCCGGTGTGGGGGGGGTGTTCTGGGGCGTGttccggtgtgggggggggtgttctGGGGTGTgttccggtggggggggggggtgttctggGGCGTGTTCCGGTGTGGGGGGGGTGTTCTGGGGCGTgttccggtggggggggggggtgttctggGGCGTGttccggtggggggggggtgttctggGGCGTGttccggtggggggggggtgttctggGGCGTGTTCCGGTGTGGGGTGTGTTCTGGGGCGTGTTCCCGGTTGTTCCGGGGCGTGTTCCGGTGGGGAGGTTATTTCTCGGTTAATATTTAATATATAGATCCCTTCTTCCGATCTCTCTGCTGAATACAGAACAAGGTTCCTAGGAGCGGAGATCTTTAGACCCTCGGCCGTGGCCACCGCTTCCTGCCATCAGCGATACCGCCCCCTGCTGTCGTGTCGGCGGTGAGGGAAGATGGTGGCCGCTCCCTGATCTTCAACCCCGTGCAAGTAATGAcctagaaacagcgccaaaacTGTAGTCATCCAGCAGCAGCCTGGCACGTATAGGGTTAACAGCCACGGCGCTGCATTCCAAGCTGAAGACATAGCCCCTCCCCTCCCAGTgtatttaaagggccagcgctcactgatttcAGTTTCCATTCCTGCTGCTGTGCACAATGGCGGCTGCTGCGGATCTGAGGGAGGAATTGAACTGTTCTATCTGTCTGCAGATTTACACGGACCCGGTCAGCCTGAGGTGTGGACACAATTTCTGCCGGGTTTGCATTGAGAAAGTTTTCAACTGTCAGAACCGTCCTGAGAATTACAAGTGCCCCGACTGCAGGACAGTTTTCTGGGAGCGTCCGGAGCTGCAGAGGAACATTACTCTGTGCAACATCGTGGATCGTTTCCAGTGCGCCGCGCCCCAGGAGTCCGGCATCTTCTGCACCTACTGCGTCCACTTTCCCGTCCCGGCTGTCAAGTCCTGCGTCATGTGTGAGGCCTCTCTGTGTGAATTGCACCTGAAGGTCCACAGCAAGTCCCCGGAGCACGTGTTAACCGACCCCACCGCCTCCCTGGAGAACAGAAGATGCCGGATCCACCGCAAGATCCTGGAGTATTACTGCGGAGACGACGCTACCTGCATCTGTGTGTCCTGCCGTCTGGACGGACAACATAGCGGACACCAAATACAGACGCTCCTGGCGGCCAGTGACAAAAAGAAGGAGGAACTACAAAGCGTTCTGCGGGAAATGAACTCAAGGAAAgaggaaatggaaaaaaaggcccaaaaactTCAAAAGCATCGGAGGAACGTGAAACAGAAATCAGCCAAGATGAAGGAGAAAGTCTCGGCGCTGTTTGAAGACCTTCGGAGACGGCTGAACGACCTTGAGAAGTCGCTCCAATGTGATCTCTCCAGGCAGGAAGAGCAGGTGTTACTGCCAGTCTCAGGTCTGATCCAGCGTCTGGTGGGAAAGATGGACGAGGTCTCGGGGAAGGCGGTTTACTTGGAGGAGCTGTGCAGCACGGCCGACCCGCTAACGGTCCTACAGGAACATCAGTCGGGAGAAGATGAATTCATTCACattgaggaggaagaggagcaggaCCTGGGTGATCTGGATGTAGGACTGATCTCCAGGGCATTACATACAGAACTGTCCAatatcctgactgatggcaagtACGTCATCAATGAACCGGAGGCAGCGGATATATCGCTGGATGTGAACACGGCTGCCAACACTATTGAAATAGCAGAAAACTTAAAAATTCTATCATGTGCGCAAAATATATTAAACCGAACGCAAACGCCAAAGCGATTCCAGTACAGTCAGGTGTTAACCCTCCAGAGTTTTTCAGCAGGACGACATTACTGGGATGTGGAGAGCAGCAAGTGGGGGGACTGGAGTATAGGGACGTCGTACGCCAGCGCCGAGAGGAGCGGCGAGCAGTCCTGGATCGGACACAATAAGAAATCTTGGTGCTTACGGCGATGTAACGAGGAATATTCTGTGCGGCACGACAATACGGACTGTCTCCTGCCACACAAGGTCAGGGTCCTCAGGTTCAGGGTCTGTCTGGACTATGAGGCTGGGCAGTTGTCCTTTTATGAATTGGGTGACCCGATGAGACTCCTCCACACCTTCACTGCCAGCTTCTCCGAGCCGCTGCACGCCGCCTTCTATGTGTGGGAGGATCTCTACGGGAGGAAAAGCTGTCTGAGAATCGTAACCAAGTCATGAGAAAGAAGTTGTCACCATGAGGCCTGTGCCGGACAGACGTTTACTTAAAGGGCCGGTGTCCCGTCCTAAGTATATGAAGctaaatcattgtataatgacaaGTGCTGCTGACAGACGTAGAAATCCTTCTCATTTTCCAGCTGTCTTGACTTGCGTGTCTATTACATGATCTGACGAGggggtgtaaacgagcgccgatcaaccagacagctcgttgatcggcgctcgtttgctcctttcacaaggatctagtatggggacgagcagtcgttgctccgatcgctcgtccttaTACATTTCTAtcgtgtcggcagcgcgtcttcctgtttatacaccgagatgcgctgccgacacgaTAAAAGTTTATGCATTTACCACGatccgatcagcagatgatcgatcgtctgctgatcgctgccttgcttacacaggacaattatcgaggACGAGCGTTCTGTGGATGCTCGTtttacccgataattggccagtataaggacttgttcacacattgcagaattgcggacgggaaaaacgcagcagaatacattagcagcaaagtggatgagattgaacaaatgtcCACACGccgcgtaaatgatgagcggaaaaaatgctgagaaattgacctgcggtgcggaatgttATTCCGCAccaagtcaattgtatttgcgcaaacgctgcttattttttgcgggttttacctattgatttcaatgggagataaatcctgcaacaaatagcagttgttccgtTCTTTGCGGTGGGTTCGCTGCGttcccgctgcaaaaaatgcaacttcgtaaaaaaaatcttatacttacccagaagtctgtgtttcttcctcccagCACAGCCTCCTcggaagacgtttcatcccatgtgaccgctgcagccaatcacaggctgtagcggtctccTGTGATGAAGTGTTGTCCCCGGAGGCCGGGCTGGTACTGCAGTTTTCCACTActgacattctggccgaaaaactgaagcaaagtttggtgcggtttttcacctggaattccctgcggcgcacaggacgCATACGCTGCACGATGTTACACACGTATGAACTCAGCCTTAAGTCCGGCTTACACAGCGGAGAGGGggcgataataataatacactgcGGAGACGATCTAGTGTGAGCTACAAACATCACCAGCACGCGTCACTACAATGTAGCAGAGTGGAGTTCAGGTTCACAGGGGATTGCTTACACCGGTACAATGTAGCAAGCCAACAGCTGGGTAAGCAGGACTATGTCAGAACAGGTTTTCAATCTCTGCATGGTCCTTTTCATtaacagtaagcagagatcttgaaattggTTAGGATGTCTATTAGAAAGGGTCTATACTTTATCATGCGATCatgaagctttatttacataggaCTGGACGATCTTCCCTGCGGCTGCTCCACCTTTCTAATGTAAGGTGTAACGTGATGATTGTTGAGGAGCGGACACGACCAAAATCCGCCTGAAATCGGCGGCGCTTCAGCTATGAAAACCGGATACGTGGCGGCGTTTCTTATTAAAGTGCTCGGGTCTGCTCAGGGAGGGTATTTGTGAGGGCACATTTGCTCACTCTGAACGCCCCTCCCCACCCCAAACACCTTAGTAGTCGGGGCTGCAGCGTGCGTGTCGTCCGATCCCCTGCGCTCCCGGGGGAGGGGTGGGGTATATGTGGCAATCCGCTCTTCGTCACCTGCCGCCATTGTGTCATAGGACGTCTGAATGATGCCGGTGCTGGAGACCACTCCCACTTTTATCGATTTTATGTTCGTGAGGTTATAAATTGGGAGATTTACTCGTTGTGTGATTCCCTATTACCTGTGCAACCCCTATAGCAAcgacactgtatgtatatatagtcctgTGGTGAACACATTTTCATAAACTGTGTGTAATACTCATATGTGTCCACCAGGAGGCGACGTCTGACAAAGTTCCATCAATACTGCAAATGTTCATGGAAAATTTTACCTACAAATAAAGTCTAGAATTATTATTActacagagttatcactgtgttatctgttgtgttacataggactgcaggtaacactactacattatctgtactcagagagttatcactgtgttatctgaggtgttacataggactgcaggtaacactactacattatctgtactcagagagttatcactgtgttatctgtggtgttacataggactgcaggtaacatctacgttatcactgttatctgtggtgttacataggactgcaggtaacactactacattatctgtaatcagagttatcagtgtgttatctgtggtgttacataggactgcaggtaacatctactacattatctgtactcagagagttatcactgtgttatatgtggtgttacataggactgcatgtaacactactacattatctgtactcagagagttatcactgtgttatctgaggtgttacataggactgcaggtaacactactacattatctgtactcagagagttatcactgtgttatctgtggtgttacataggactgcaggtaacatctacgttatcactgttatctgtggtgttacataggactgcaggtaacactactacattatctgtacacagagagttatcactgtgtgttatctgtgatgttacataggactgcaggtgacatctacattatctgtactcagggagttatcactgtgttatctgtgatgttacataggactgcaggtaacactactacattatctgtaatcagagttatcactgtgtgatctgtagtgttacataggactgcaggtaactctactacattatctgtactcagagagttatcactgtgttatatgtggtgttacataggactgcaggtaacatctactacattatctgtactcagggagttatcactgtgttatctgtgatgttacataggactgcaggcaacatctactacattatctgtactccgagagttatcactgtgttatctgtggtgttacataggactgcaggtaacatctactacattatctgtactcagagagtaatcactgtgttatctgtggtgttacataggactgcaggtcacatctactacattatctgtactcagagagttatcactgtgtgttatctgtggtgttacataggactgcaggtaacatctactacattatctgtactccgagagttatcactgtgttatctgtggtgttacataggactgcaggtaacactactacattatctgtactcagggagttatcactgtgttatctgtgatgttacataggactgcaggtaacatctactacattatctgtactcagagagttatcactgtgttatctgtggtgttacataggactgcaggtaaatcgAATGAGTTTAAAAGTTCAGTTcgtctctgctacatctgtggatTTTTTTCTCATGTCGCCCAGAACTTTAATCTTCACATTGAATTATCTGATCGTCGGTGACTTCGCTGATTTCCATTTCTTCGGGGTGATCTGATTTCTGCTGCAGAGTTTCGGATTTCTCTCTAGGGCGCGTCCCCCAGGGTCAGCTGATCttggacagggggggggggagaaatttGAAAATAAGACAATCAGATGACCAGGACCAgatattttcttttaatatataATACAATTTCAAAATAGTCATCACCATTTTTACAGATGCCAAAAAAGTTTGCGTAAAATAAAGGCGACTCTGCGTCCGTCGAGGCCCCCGGTCACTGAAGGGTTAACAACGGAAATCAGAATACAGAacgttatcatcatcatcacaggaATATCAGCGGTGACTGCAGCTCATTAGTAGAAACAcgtaaaaagagaaagaaaaaccgGAACAGAACCTGTATCTGCTGACCAGAGGCGTGACGCTGGGGGCGGGCGCTCGGACTAAAGGGAAACTCCTCCCAAAATAACACAAAATGTTTGTAATGAAATAAAATCTATTGGACGATCGCCCTGAATTCTGCCACGAAAAACTAAGAAACAACTTTTACATACAACCTGCCTACACATCCCGCCCAACCCTGTGATTCTAGAATCTGCCTCTAGATGGCGCCAAGGAGTGAAGGCAGAAAACATCTGTAATCCTAGAACCAACCTGTAGAGGTCGCTGGGGAGTAAAGGTGACAATTGTCATTTGCAGAGTCTTCAGCAGCAGAATTCAGGCAACCGGAACCCAAGTtcatgcagaatttttttttttttgggggcccAAGAAATTTCCACTCTAAGACAATGATACAACCGGACGAGCAGCCGGATCGCATTTCCCAACCTCAGTCGTTGACTATCTGGAACCCGGGACTTTTATTCACCTTCATCTGTGTTTGTAGGAAGGAAAGTGACAACTGTTCTGGGCTTTACATAATGATACCCAGAAGAGTTGTCAGTTTCCCCTTCTCTGACTACAATTCTGGCCTCATCCAACTAAAGCTTTGTGTCTCAATTCTTCTACCATTTGCACAATTTCTGCTTGCTGTGAGTGAATAGGAACATACATTGTTTACATTCGGAGGTTGAAAGCcctcctgacctagtcctgctcacacagctgagggtttatTGCAATGTATCAACGtaaacaatcctctgtgagccaaATGCATCAGAAGAAGCACAAAtctgtcctgtcctgtcctgagggtttgttacattgtatcagtgtagGCAAGAGCTATCAATCTGGATTCTACACTATCTGCATTGTAACAAATCttccagctgtgtgagcaggatggAGTTTTAGCAGCTATATGTAAATAATgcccccattcactgacagtaagcagaaATCTCGataatggtgagaaattgaaacacagtTTATTTGAAAGTCGCAGAACTTCTCATTATACACGTATTGCGCTGGACGTACAGAAGACGACACCGGCCCCTTAAATACCACAAGTTCTTACGTCATCTCGTAATGGCTCTAATTGGGCAACAATGTTCCCCTTCATTCCGTCCCTTGTGCTTTCCTGGTATTAGTTTTCTTAACAACAAATTTCCGCAGATAAATCAGTCCAGCGACGCGCGCGCGTGAGCAACGGATCCAGAAACGGCACGGTCATCAGAGGACACGTTGTGTTAGGTTCTTAGTAAATATAAAGCAGAAAATTCTGTCCGTAGAGAGCGGTCACTAAACTGCGCTCAGCGAGGACGTCGGCGCAGAACAGTGCGGCCGGGGTCtctatgatggggggggggggttataaccacgatcacccctcccccactgccgacctcaataaaaacaaatacaaaaataaaattacaatttCCACAATTGTAGAAACGAGTCGTGAGCGGAAGAAGGAAAGTTTTACAAGACGCATTTTCCCCGTCAGCGAGCGACCTCGCGCCTATTTACAAAAAGACTTCTCCAGAGGAAACGGCTGCGCGCCAACGCCGAGGTCCCGTCCGCTCCACTTATGGCGACAAAACATAAAATACAGAGTGCGACGTGGATCTGTCCAGCCCATAAAACAGGGAGTGTAAGACACGGTGGGCGGCCTCAGGACGGCCGCGTAGACGTTGGGACGGGTGTTCCGCTTACTCGCAGGCGAGTTTACTATCGAAGCTGGACAGTGCTATGGCGAAGGCCTGGAGGGCGCACATGGGGTAATTGTAGTCCATCGTGAACACGTCTTCTGCAACGCGGCCAAACTGCATGACGATATAATCCGCTGCAAGAGAAAGACACAAGAGTGAGACGCAGCAATGGAGGCCGAGCGATGTCACCATTATGGGCAGTCAGCATCTCCAGGGTTCGTGCCTTCATAGAATcagtgatgtcacttcctgcaAACCTCTCAGCCAATCAGACTACTGTACATTAGGGAGAGGTTATTATAGACATGTGGCCCGGGCCCCTAGGTGGCTGAGCTCCGTGGTCTACATGGGGTCCAAATAGAAGACGCTAGGGCCCCTCAGCTACTAGGCCCCAAATCTGCCTCTATAGCTGCTGTGGAGGTCCCTGTAGAGACataatcacatccagagctgtattcacaattctgctcgTTTCCTCAGGCTGCAGGACCTGACATCTCACTGCTGCCCATTGTTGGTCTACAAGACTGCATAGAGCATGCTCAGTTGTGTTACATTGTAGGAGATGAAGAATGCACAATCGTATgctccagatttttttttcccccacaatgCATTGCAGCAGGGTGCTGTGGGAACTCAGCGGAGCTTTTAGCGGTGTGATATACAGGACAGTTGCTTGGATTCCATTTGGCAGCCAGCTTACTTGTGATTCTTGTGACTGCAGCTTTGGATACAATCGGAGTATAAGCAATTACGTGACAGCAGGCTGATGCAACAAATCTGTGATATTCGGGATGAAGTAACACaactgtgactgcagctctgggtgtggcTGGAGTATGACATGATGTTATAATATGGTGATTGCTGTAACAGTAGAATGGTGACAACAGCTCCggatgtaactggagtataagactCAACTGCACTTACGATCATTGTCGTGTATAATTTGAAAATTCTTGACAGACGCCTGTGTCACCCGGCCGTGGAAGTTCAGGACGTAGGACTGGGTGTCGTCGTTCCAGACGGGCGTCTTGTTGTGCAGCTCGATGACGCTCTCGGTGTTTTTGTTCTGCCACCGTGACAGCAGAGTTTCGTGCTCCTGTAATAAAGTCCACAATACAAGTAAAAGGTGAACGTCTCCAGCTCAGGGCTCCGCGAGGAGCCGCGCAAATCACAGACTCACATTGCGAGGTCGTATGGAGACCCTCTCATGGTCCATGTTCATGCCGGGGATGATGACGCTC is a genomic window containing:
- the LOC142660456 gene encoding E3 ubiquitin/ISG15 ligase TRIM25-like, whose product is MAAAADLREELNCSICLQIYTDPVSLRCGHNFCRVCIEKVFNCQNRPENYKCPDCRTVFWERPELQRNITLCNIVDRFQCAAPQESGIFCTYCVHFPVPAVKSCVMCEASLCELHLKVHSKSPEHVLTDPTASLENRRCRIHRKILEYYCGDDATCICVSCRLDGQHSGHQIQTLLAASDKKKEELQSVLREMNSRKEEMEKKAQKLQKHRRNVKQKSAKMKEKVSALFEDLRRRLNDLEKSLQCDLSRQEEQVLLPVSGLIQRLVGKMDEVSGKAVYLEELCSTADPLTVLQEHQSGEDEFIHIEEEEEQDLGDLDVGLISRALHTELSNILTDGKYVINEPEAADISLDVNTAANTIEIAENLKILSCAQNILNRTQTPKRFQYSQVLTLQSFSAGRHYWDVESSKWGDWSIGTSYASAERSGEQSWIGHNKKSWCLRRCNEEYSVRHDNTDCLLPHKVRVLRFRVCLDYEAGQLSFYELGDPMRLLHTFTASFSEPLHAAFYVWEDLYGRKSCLRIVTKS